From Alteromonas sp. RKMC-009, one genomic window encodes:
- a CDS encoding TetR/AcrR family transcriptional regulator produces the protein MKITNEELIKNATVLFWKKGYSAVGMRELQTALDMRPGSIYHRFKSKDGLFRLVIETYVEDSKSDIEACSAFPDALAELEKYFVSVTTCPGELQYQRQCLLVRTLSDMEQLPEAIRQVVVEGMATLKSAFLLVLENAQHQGNISQEADLSELAAWLQCQFVGLRTQAFVCEDNEQTKRLISRAMSELNNAA, from the coding sequence ATGAAAATAACCAATGAAGAGCTGATAAAGAATGCGACTGTGCTGTTTTGGAAAAAAGGCTACAGCGCCGTGGGTATGCGCGAACTCCAAACCGCATTAGATATGAGACCCGGCAGTATTTATCACCGTTTCAAAAGCAAGGACGGCTTGTTCAGGCTGGTGATAGAAACGTACGTTGAGGATAGCAAAAGTGATATAGAGGCCTGTTCAGCCTTTCCGGATGCGCTTGCAGAATTAGAAAAATATTTTGTCAGTGTGACGACTTGTCCCGGGGAATTGCAGTACCAACGTCAATGTCTGCTGGTCAGAACACTGTCAGATATGGAACAGTTGCCTGAAGCAATCAGACAGGTGGTAGTTGAAGGGATGGCGACGCTGAAATCAGCATTTTTGTTAGTGTTGGAAAATGCTCAGCACCAAGGCAACATATCACAAGAAGCAGATCTCAGTGAGCTGGCCGCCTGGCTGCAATGTCAATTCGTTGGTCTCAGAACACAGGCTTTTGTCTGTGAAGACAATGAACAAACTAAACGACTGATAAGCAGAGCGATGAGCGAATTAAATAACGCAGCCTGA
- a CDS encoding FAD-dependent monooxygenase, translated as MYDFCINGGGMVGAALASGLAQQGYKIAIIETVLPQPFQHGQPPDLRLSAISLTSVDLLRALGGWEHIEAMRVRPYDTLSVWENPDMATRFNAQSIGQTQLGYFVENRLIQLGCHRVLADLPVDWMTQTSLQSYEVDESTAITRVTLENGESLQCRYLIGADGARSRVRALAQIGSTGWQYGQQAMGIIIEGADAFEGETWQQFYPSGPRALLPMYGQFASLIWYDSGERIKQLQGMNDKALTEEILSHFPRLLPEFRIVSKAGFVLMRSHASDYVRPGVILAGDAAHTINPLAGQGVNLGFKDVSALLALTGDCKPQSDEFYHRLKTEYERPRMKDNALMMSAMDGFYLLFSNKIPPVKWLRNLMLKGADMAGPVKDQVLKYAMGMDEWKF; from the coding sequence ATGTACGATTTTTGTATCAATGGTGGTGGAATGGTTGGCGCAGCGCTGGCATCAGGGCTGGCGCAGCAGGGATATAAAATTGCCATCATTGAAACGGTGCTGCCGCAGCCATTTCAACACGGTCAGCCGCCGGATCTGCGTTTGTCTGCTATCAGCCTGACGTCCGTGGATTTATTGCGGGCGCTGGGGGGATGGGAGCACATTGAAGCCATGCGGGTGCGGCCCTACGATACCCTGTCTGTGTGGGAAAATCCGGATATGGCCACCCGCTTCAATGCACAAAGTATTGGCCAGACTCAACTGGGATATTTTGTTGAGAACCGTCTTATCCAGTTAGGCTGTCACCGTGTTCTGGCAGATTTGCCAGTGGACTGGATGACGCAAACCAGTTTGCAATCCTATGAGGTTGATGAATCCACGGCCATCACACGGGTCACACTGGAAAACGGTGAAAGTTTGCAATGCCGTTACCTTATCGGGGCTGATGGGGCCCGCAGCCGTGTGAGAGCACTGGCGCAAATTGGTTCCACTGGCTGGCAGTACGGCCAGCAGGCAATGGGCATTATTATCGAAGGTGCTGATGCTTTTGAGGGTGAAACCTGGCAGCAGTTTTATCCTTCCGGACCCAGAGCATTGCTTCCCATGTACGGCCAGTTTGCTTCGTTGATCTGGTACGACAGCGGCGAACGCATAAAGCAATTGCAAGGCATGAACGACAAAGCGTTAACAGAGGAAATTCTTAGTCATTTTCCCCGTCTTTTACCTGAATTCCGCATCGTCAGTAAAGCCGGTTTTGTGCTCATGCGTTCACATGCTTCAGACTATGTGCGGCCGGGTGTTATCTTAGCCGGAGATGCGGCGCATACAATAAATCCGCTGGCAGGGCAGGGCGTGAATCTCGGCTTTAAAGATGTATCGGCTTTACTGGCTCTGACCGGCGACTGCAAACCTCAAAGTGATGAGTTTTACCACAGACTGAAAACAGAATATGAACGCCCGAGAATGAAAGACAATGCCCTGATGATGTCGGCGATGGACGGCTTTTACCTCTTGTTTAGTAATAAAATACCCCCAGTTAAGTGGTTAAGAAACCTGATGCTGAAAGGTGCGGATATGGCCGGGCCGGTGAAAGATCAGGTATTGAAGTATGCAATGGGGATGGACGAATGGAAGTTCTGA